The following DNA comes from Pseudomonas sp. Tri1.
AAACACTATGTGGGGCGGGCCACTCCCTTGACGCTGGTGGAGAATTTCTCGCGGGAAATCGGGGTGAAAACCTACCTCAAACGCGAAGACCTGGCCCATACCGGTGCGCACAAGATCAACAATGCCCTGGGACAGGCGCTGCTGGCGCAGATGATGGGTAAACGCCGCGTGATCGCAGAAACAGGCGCAGGCCAACATGGTGTGGCGACCGCGGCGGCCTGTGCCCTGCTGGGGATCGAATGCGTGATCTACATGGGCTTGCGTGACATGCAACGCCAAGCGCTGAACGTACAACGCATACGCCTGATGGGCGCGCGGGTAGTGGCGGCCACCGGCGGGACCCAGACACTCAAGGACGCGATCAACGACGCCCTGCGCGACTGGGTGGCCAATGCCGACACAACATATTACCTGCTGGGATCGGCGTTGGGCCCGCACCCATACCCGGCCATAGTCCGCTATTTCCAGAGCGTCATCGGCGACGAGGCCCGGCAGCAGTTCGCAGCGCTTGAGGACGGAGCACTCCCGGATGCGCTGGTGGCATGTGTCGGAGGGGGATCGAACGCCATCGGCCTGTTCTCGGCCTTCATCGAGGAGCCTGGCGTGCAACTGTTCGGTGTCGAGGCCGCCGGCCAGGGCGAGAGCAGTGGCAATCACTCGATTCGTTTCGGCCAGGGCGGACAGAGCCGGTCCGGGGTCTTGCAAGGGTGTCGCTCCTACGTCCTGCAGGACGCCAATGGGCAGATAGGTGAGACCCACAGCATCGCGCCCGGGCTGGATTACCCAATGGTCGGGCCCGAGCATGCCCAGTTGCGTGACAGCGGTCGCGCCAACTATCTCTGGGCCAGCGATGACGAGGCGCTGCAAGCCCTCCAACTGCTGTCGCGCTGTGAAGGCATCATCCCGGCCCTGGAAAGCGCTCATGCGTTGGCCGGCGCCATCAAGGTCGCGCGGCAACTGCCCCAGGGAGCGCGAATCATCGTCAACCTCAGCGGGCGTGGCGACAAGGACATGCAAACCATTGCCCAGCTCACGAGTGCGGAGGAAAACCCCCAATGAACCGTATCGACAGCTGTTTCGCCGATCTCGCCCGGCGGGGCGAGAAGGCACTGATGCCTTACCTGACGGTCGGCTATCCGGCATTGGACAGCCTGCCGGAGCTGGTAAAGGCCGCACGCAATGCTGGTGCCGATGTCATCGAGCTGGGTGTGCCTTTCTCCGATCCGGTCGCCGATGGCCCGGTGATCCAACAGACCAGCCACGCAGCGATTGCCAATGGCATGACCATGACGTTGGCGTTGAAGCAGATCGCTGGACTCCCCCAGGACGAGCAGGCGCCCGCCCTGGTGGTCATGACCTACACAAACCTTCTGCTTAATCATGGCTACGAGCGGTTCGCCGCGCAGGCGGCTGAGGCGGGCATCAGTGCGGTGATTGTCCCGGACATGCCCGTCGAAGCCAGTGGTGAGTTACGCGCTGCCTTGGAGGCACAAGGGTTGTATCAGATCCTTCTGATGACGCCGAACCTCAGTGACAAGCGCCTGCGCGCGATTGCCGAACACGCCAAGGGGTTCATCTATCTGGTATCGGTGCTGGGCACGACCGGTGAACGCGACCAACTGGCCGACATCGGCCCGTTCGTGGAAAGGGTACGGCGATTTACTGACTTGCCTTTGGCTGTCGGTTTCGGCATCGGCACCCCCGAGCAGGCCAGGGCCATGTGGCAGCAGGCAGAGGGCGTGATCATTGGCAGCGCCTTGGCACGCCGGCTGGATGATCCAAGCGAAGCCGCTACGCAGGCCCATCACTATCTGGCGGCTTTCAAGACCGGGGGGCGGCGATGAATAGCTGGCAACAGGGAACGATCAAGGTGTGCGGGGTCCGGACTCCGGAGGATATCCAGGCATGCCTGCAGGCCCGTGTCGATCTGATCGGCCTGGTCATGGTGCCCGGTTCCAAGCGCGAACTGTCGCTCAAACAGGCAACGATCTTGCGCGATCTGATCGGTGACCGGGCCAGGGTCGTGGGCGTGTTCATGAATCAGCCGTACAGCCAGGTGTACGAAACCACCCAGGCCCTGGACCTGGATCTGGTGCAGTTGCATGGCCAGGAGCAGGGGCGTTGTTGGGAGCAACTGGGACGGCCTTTGATCCGTCGTGTGATGCCGTCGGATTACCGCCGCGATCGAAGGGCCTCGGCGCTGCCGCTGGTCGATGCCGGGGCAGGCCATGGGATTGCGCATCCTTGGCCGGCAGCGCGCTACCCGGAGGCGATGATCGCGGGCGGTTTGACGGTCAACAGCGTCGCCGCGTTGATCGAAGCGCTCGAGCCTGCGGCCGTGGATGTGTCCTCGGGGGTGGAGTCGTCGCCAGGTTGCAAGTCGCCCCAGGCTATTGACGAGTTCTGTCGAAATGCCCGGATCGCCTTCGGGCAAGTGCGACGCGTGCAACGCAGCAGCAATCAGTAATGACGGCAGCCGCCGTGGCCTGCCAACAGGCGGGATAAGCCCAGGTAACAAGTGAGGGAAAACAATGCCGCAGAACGTGCGTGGAGTGGTTGCACGGTACAGCCAGGGGGAGCCGGTCGAGGCGCATCAGCTGCAAAGTGCCTTTCGAGCGTTGATGCAGGGGCAGTTGTCGGATTCGTTGATCGCTGCGTTGCTGGTGGCTTTACAAGTGAAAGGCCTCGATAGCCAGGCGATCGAGTGTGTTGCCCGTGTGGTGCGTGAATTTCTGGTCCCGGTCCGGCATTCGGTGGCGGGTCCGCTGGTGGACCTGTGTGGAACAGGAGGGGATGCGCGGGCCACGTTCAATGTATCGACCACCGCCAGCTTCGTGGTGGCCGCGGCGGGTGTGCGGGTGGCCAAGCATGGCAATCGCAGTGTCAGCTCGACCTGTGGCAGCGCCGATGTGCTGGAGGCGCTGGGCCTGGATTTGCAATTGACGCCCGCGCAGATCGCGACATGCCTGGAACGGGTGGGAATTGGCTTCATGTTCTCGCCAGTCCATCGACCGGCTCTGCCGGGCTTGACGCGGGTCCGCAGTGAGCTGGCCATCCGCACCATTTTCAATGTCATCGGCCCGCTGACCAACCCCGCCGCGGCGAGCAGGCAATTGCTGGGTGTGTTCAGTGCCGAGCTGGTGCCGATCATGGCGCAGGTACTCAGGGCACTGGGCAGCGAGCGGGCGCTGGTGGTCCACGGCGAGGATGGCTTGGACGAGATTTCCCTGTCCGGTAGCACGCTGGTCGCTGAGCTCTGGGATGGCGACATACGCCAGTACCACCTCCACCCCAGCGATTTCGGACTGAAAGTGTGCGATCTGGCGAGCCTGCAGGTCAGCAGCATCGAACAGGCCCGGGCGTTATGCCTGGAAGTGCTTGCGGGTCGGGAAGGTGCTCCACGCGACATTGTCCTGCTCAACAGTGCCGCGGCGCTCTACCTGGGCGACAAGGCCGGGAGTATCGCCCAGGGGCTGGAGCTGGCGACCGACATTCTGGACAGCGGACAGGCAATGCAAACCTACGAAACGTTGTTGTCATTTACCCGTGGATTGCGAAATTGAAGGCACAGCCGGGTTTCAAGGAGCGAAGTATGGAACAGACTTTTGGGACTGTCGCGGTGGTGGGGCTGGGCTATGTCGGGCTTCCTCTGGCGGTCGAATTCGGCAAGCGCTTGCCGACCATCGGCTTCGATATCTGCCAGCACAGCATCGATCAATTACGCGATGCTATAGATCCGGCCGGGGAGCTTGACGAGGAGCAGATGCAGCAGGCGAACTTGCTCACTTATACGAGCGATCCAGCGGCGCTGCGTGGCGCGGACATTATCATCGTCGCGGTCCCCACGCCTGTGGATGCGGCGAATCAACCGGACTTGTCACCCTTGATACGGGCCAGCGATACGGTTGGCCGGCATATGAAAGCCGGGGCATTGGTCATCTACGAGTCGACCGTCTACCCGGGTGCGACCGAGGAGCGCTGTATTCCCGCCTTGCAGCAGGCTTCGGGGCTGGTGTGGAAAGAGGACTTCACGGTCGGCTACTCGCCTGAACGCATCAATCCCGGGGACCGTACTCACACGCTTTGCGACATTGTCAAAGTCGTGTCCGGCGACAGTCCGCAGAGCTTGCAGACCGTGGCCGCGTTGTACGAGTTGATTGTCCGCCCAGGCGTGCACCGGGCTCCTTCGATCAAGGTGGCTGAAGCGGCCAAGGTTATCGAGAATACCCAGCGCGACCTGAACATCGCCCTGATGAATGAGTTGTCGCTGATCTTCTCGGAACTGAAGATCGACACCCGCCAGGTGCTGGAAGCGGCGAACACCAAGTGGAACTTCCTGGATTTCAAGCCGGGGCTGGTTGGCGGTCATTGCATTGGCGTCGATCCCTATTACCTCACCTACAAGGCCGAGTCCCATGGTTACCATCCCCAAGTGATCCTTGCCGGGCGGCGGATCAACGATGGCATGGGCAAGTGGATCGTCGAGAAAACCATCAAGCTGCTGATCGCCGCCAACCGTGTGGTGAAGGGCTCGACGATCAATGTGCTGGGGATCACGTTCAAGGAAAACTGCGCGGATGTACGCAATTCGAAGGTTCACGACATCATCGTCGAATTGCGAGCCTATGGCGTCAACGTCCATGTGCATGACCCACTGGCCGACGCAGCGACGGTCATGCGTGAGTACGACTGCGCATTGAGCAGTTGGGAGCAGTTGCCCGCAGGCGATGCGATGATCGTGGCTGTGCCGCATGAGGTCTATCGACGCACCTCACTGCAGCAAATGCGCACCAAGTTATTGCCCGGGGCCTGTGTGATCGATGTCAAGGCTGTCCTGGATCGAGAGTCCTACGAGGCTGAGGGTTATCATTTCTGGCGCCTGTAAGCCGGTGGGACAACCGCAGGCATGACCAACCCGCAGGCCGCCGCAGCACTGACGGCCTGCTGGCGACTCACTGAGCCGAGTTTGCGTCGGGCATTGAGCAGGTGGAAGTCGATGGTGCGCTCGGAACAGGTCAGGATGTGGCTGATTTCCCAGGTGGTCTTACCGACGCTGGCCCAATACAGGCAGTCCATTTCCTTGGGCGTCAGGTCCTGGCGGGGTTGGGCGGGCCCCTGCAGTTGATGGCGCATCCCGGCGAGCAGGTAGGGGATGAGCATGAACAACTGGTAGACGGCGGGGTTGGAAAACCCTTCCTGTTCGGTGATCTGGGTGTCGTCGAAAGCCACGCTCAGTGTTCCTCTGAGCAGTTCGTAGCGCAGCGGGATGCTCAGGCCGCTGCGCAGGCCGTGTTGCTCGCGTTGCTGCCAGAAGTGCCGGGAGCGTCCACGGGCGCGCCTGCGTTCGCTGTCCCAGAAAAAAGGCACCAGCTCGCGTCGACAGTGCCGCAGTATCGGGTCGATCTCGATCAGCCCGTCACCGCGATAGTGTTCCAGCCAGCGTTTGGGAAAGGTGGTGATCAGGCCGGCGAGGGGGTCGGTATCCCGGCGTGCTACCGGTCCCAGGCTGATGAGGTAGCTGCCGAAGCCGAGCTGGCGCAAAACTTTGTTGACCAGGCGCTCCCAATCGCAACGGTTGGCATCTTTGGCCAGACTCATGAAGGCGGTCAGCGGTGCGGTTCGCCCGGCCTGGGTCCGGTCGCAGACGGGGGAGTTGAGTTTGTCCATAAACGAGTCGCTCTTGTTATCGCGGGAATGAAACAGCCGGAGCACGGAAAAGAAGGGGCGTGTGCCCCTCCTGGCGAATCACTGGTGCACGTGACACCGGATGAAACTGCGGAACAGTTCCAGGCCGTTTTCAGTCAGGATGCTTTCAGGGTGAAACTGCACCCCCTCCACCGGTAGGTGCTGATGCCGCACGCCCATCACATAGCCGTCATCGGTGGACCTTGAGGTAATCTCCAGGCAATCGGGTAACTGCTGGTCGCTGATCATCAACGAGTGATAACGGGTAGCCTGTATGGCGCGGGCTTGCGTATGGTCATAGACACCCTTGCCATCGTTCTCGATCTTGCTCACCTTGCCGTGCATCACGTGCGGGGCCCGGCAAACCTGGGCACCGAAGGCCAGGCCGATGGCCTGATGACCCAGGCAAACGCCCAGCAGCGGCAAACGCCCCTGAAAGTGCCGGATCACTTCGATGTAGCCAACGTCGGCCGGATGCCCAGGGCCGGGGCCCAGTACACAGAAATCCGGCGAGAAAGCTTCGATACGCTGGATCAGGTCGGGCACGTCGTGACGTTCGACGCGGGTTTCCAACCCCAGTTGTTCCAGGTATTGGCTGATGATAAAGACGAAGCTGTCGTAGGCGTCGATCAGGAAGACTTTCACAGTGCGATCTCCTTGCCGGTCACTGCCCGGTATACAGAACCCATCTTGTACAACGTCTCTTTCCACTCCAGCTCGGGAACGGAATCGGCGACCACCCCGGCGGATGCGCGCAAGTGGTAGGTACCCTCGTCGAAGACCGTCGAGCGAATGCACAGGGCGGTATTGACGCTGCCATCGAAACCCACCAGGCCCAGGGCGCCGGCGTAGATACCCCGGCGATTGCTCTCCATCCCCTCGATCAACTCCATTGCCCTGACCTTGGGTGCGCCGGACATGGTCCCGGCGGGGAACGAAGCCTTGATCACGTCGTAGGCATCCAGGCCTGGGCGCAGCAGGCCGCGAACGTTCGACACCATGTGATAGAGGTGCGAGTACTCCTCCACCAGCATGAACTCGTCGACTTCCAGCGAGCCGGCCTGGCAGACGCGACCGATATCATTGCGACACAGATCGATGAGCATCAGGTGCTCGGCGCGTTCTTTCTCTGAACGGGTCAGCTCCAGGACCAGCTGAGTCGGATCGACGCCAGGTTTCTTGCCGACGGTGCCGGCAATCGGGCGCATCTCTATCAAGTCGTCCTTGATCCTGACGAATAGCTCAGGACTGGCCCCGATCAGGTCGATACCGCCCACATGGGCCAGGTACATGTAAGGAGAGGGGTTGCGAAGACGCAGGTTCTGGTACACATCGAATGGCGAAACCTGCGAGCGAATCCGAATCTCATGGCCAAGCTGGATCTGATAGACGTCGCCAGCGCGGATGTGCTCCATGGCCACTTCGACACGTTCGAAAAATTGTTCCGGAGTGACCGTGCGGGCTTCCTCGAATGTCTCAGGATACGGTGGCAGCTCCGCTGCCTCGCCCGCCACAGGCGTGGTCAGGAAGGGGTAATCCTCCACCGTCCGGGGTGCCCATAGCGGGTGGTTGTTGATCAGGGTCTCGACAATGCCGTTGCTGTGGAAATAAACCAGTGTCTGATAGACCGACAGAGCGATGAGCGGATAGTCGTAGGTCTGTTCGGCCAGATCGGGAAGCCGCTCGATCAGGCGCACGCAGTCGTAGGAGAAATAACCGAAGAACGCCAGGCTGGAAGGGGCATTGGGCGCGGGCTGGAACGTAGCCTGGATCGCCCGGAGCAGGTTCCATGCGGCCTCGCTGTCCGGCAGATGGATCTTGTACGCGTGGTCTATCTGCACGTCTGCTTCGCGCAGGCAGGCGGACAAATGTTCACAAAGCGCAGGACAGCCGCGCAGCTGTGCCTGGCCCTCATCGATACACACTTCGAAAAGGGGCTCGAGCCCAATGATTGTCGCCTTGCGATCACGGCTTGGACCGGACAGTGATTCAAGAATGAAGACAGACTCGCGACCCAGTTGTTCCAAGGCATTTGCATATATGCCAAGTGCATCTGTAGATCGACGTTCTTCGCGGCGAAGAACATTGACGTCAATTAAATGTTTATTCATGGTTAATACCATTTTTTAGGTGCAACGATTCAGGCACTCCATTAAGAGAGCGCCACGGGAATATAAAGTGCGCGAACACTTTAAATGGGTGCTGACGGATATCCTGAATAGTCGGGGCGAACGCTTTTTATGTCGCGCGCAATACAAGGCTTGCAACGGATTGCGGCCAGGCAATGTGCAGGACACAAGGCGCGAGCGCCTTCGATTTCATGGGTAAAAGATCAGGACGTTGCTGGCAAGCAGCAGACAGGCTCCGGTCTTCGCTGAATTAGCGACGCCAGATATTGCTTTTGAAGATGGCCAGAATGGCCCGGGAACAGCTGTCGGGATAGCTGTGGGAGGAACTGATAGCAGAAAGGTGATAGTACATTTTAGACATCCCAGTCTTGGCTAGGCACTGCGGGAATGATCGGCAGTGCGGCGAAATTACCAGTGCGCCCCAGGGCTGTCAACAGTTGGGCGGATATTAATCTTTCATTCTTTCTTAGTGTCAATGATCAGCTGATCTATCCCGCGCATATGTAATCGCGCGTGCCCTTAACAAGAAACTCGTGCGCGCACAACTGCGGAATAGCGCAGCTGGGTATTTGTAACTTCTGTCACTAACGTAGCGGCCGTTGAGTTCCAGTAACCCATCAAACCTGAGCGGCTGAAATGAAAGAGCATTTAGACACATTCAAGAAGCGGTACGATCCGATTCATCATGCCTATTGGACCGATGTCCTGAGCGACACCGCGCTGGCTGCATGGCACCAAGAACAGTTGCGGGAAGTGATCGGCCACGTGAAGCGTTCTTCGCCGTTCTATGCCAGGCACCTCGCCCAGGTCGACGAGCGTTCGCTGACCTTGGATGACCTCGTCACCTTGCCATTCACGACCAAGGATGACTTGCGCGAAGCCGGGTTCGATATTCTGTCCGGCCCGTTGGAAGACAGCATCTTCTATTACGAGACCACAGGCACCACTGGGCCTGCCACGCCATGCCCGCGGGACCGCAAGGAAAGCTACGCGAGCAATCGTCAACTGGCGATGGCCTATCAGGCGGTGATCGAAAAGCACTTTCCAGGTGAGAAGACCGTAGTCGGCATCATGGGGCCCACCGAGGTCCACTCCTTCGGCGACACCCTGGGCGATGTCTGCACTCAGCTCGACGTGTGCAATGCCAAGATTTGGCCGCACTCGCCGGTGATCGGCTGGCCCAAGGCGCTGCAACTGCTCAAGGACCTGCGGATCGGGGTACTCGCTTCCGCACCGGGGCTGTTGCTGGCCATGGCCAAGGAAGCCGAGCGCCAGGGCTTCAACCCGCGCGAGGACTTCGCCCTGCGAGCTTTCATGATGAGTGGAGAGCTGTGCACTCCGGCGTTGAAGAACAACCTCTACAGCCTGTGGGGTGCGCAAGCCTACAACAGTCTGTATGGCTCCCAGGAAGCGATGATCATCGCGGCGTGCAACGCCAACGACCAACTGGTACCTCATCGTCTCAACTACATCATCGAAGTGCTTGATCCCAAAACCGGCGAGAGCCTGGGCGGTACCGGCGATGGTGAGTTGTGCGTAACCATGCTGATTCCCGGTAGCAAGCCGTTGATCCGCTACCGCACGGGCGACCTGGTCTCGATCCAGTCGCGTCCGGGCTATCCCCAATCGATGCGCCAGACCGTCAAGGTCGTCGGTCGAGTGAAGGATGCCGTGCAACTGAACGATCGTGCTTTTTCGGCCGCGCAGATCGAGCAGGCGCTGCTTGAAGGCGTGGAACAGTGCCTTGGCTATCAGATCGTCCTCAGCCGCGCCAATGAGCGCGATACCGTCATCGCCAAGCTGGAGATGTCGCGCTTCTTCGATGGCGATCGCGCACGCCTGGTGCTGCTGATCAAGGAGCGCCTGCGCGAACGGCTGGGCGTCGAAGCCACGGTCATGGTGGTGGGCGATCTTGCCGAACACGTGAACCTTGGCAGTTGGTTCAGCTGGAAAGAAGCCCGCATCGTCGATCAACGCGAAGGCCAGTGAGGTCACCGATGAGCTTGTCTGTTCGCGTGATCGACAGCGCCAGTGATCTGTTCGAGTCCGTCAGGCAACTGCGCAGTCGCTACCTGGGGACCAACCCGGCGAAGGAGGATGACTTCGATCGAAGGGAGCAGCTGCGCGACGCCATGTCCTACCACCTGGTTTATCTGGACAACGACGAAGTGGTTGGGACGCTGCGCGTCACACCGCTGGGCCATGGCCTGAGTTTCGTCGAGCGGGCCGTCAATGTGCACGCCTATTTCCAGCAGTCGACGGACGCCTTCGATGCCAATCGGCTGGTGCTGGACGAGCGCTACCGCGGCGGGCGGCACCTGCGCATGTTTCTCCTGCAGGCGGCGATCTGGCTGAAAGCCAACACCCACCTGCGATTCATCTCGGCACTGTGTCGCGGCCAACTGGCTGCGCTGTATGTCGGCCTGGGCGGGCGCGTGCTGGAGGAAGACGTGACCTGGACCGGGGAACAGGTCGAGCGGCGCTACAGCCTCGTGTACCTGGAACTCGAAAGTGTTTACCACAATGTTAAAGGAGCCAATTGAAATGCAAGCATTCTTCAAGGAACTCGACGCTATCGTCGATGCGGGCTGGGCCCAGATCAAGCGGGGCGCCTACTGGAAATTCAGTCTGGACAACCCTACACCGCCAGCCCTCTACCAGCAGCTCATGTTGCAGGTGTACCACTACACCCGCTACAACTCGGTCAACCAGGCGGCTTGCGCCTACAGTGCCGACCCGGAAGAAACGACGTTGCTGCGCTTCGTCTACAAGCACGCCCTGGAAGAGCTGGGCCACGAGCGCATGGTGCTGCGCGACCTCGAGTCGGTCGGGCTGCTGCCGCAGGACATGCCGGCACCCCTGGCGCCAACCCAGGCGCTGATCGCCTTTCTCAATGATGTGGCTATCCGCAAGGGGCCGATCGCACGGCTGGGCTACAGCTATTGGGCCGAAGACGTCTACGAGCACATCCAGCCGATCCTGGACCGGTTCCGCACTGACCTGGGCTTGAAGGACGAACAGATGACGTTCTTCGTCGCCCATTCGACCATCGATGAGAAGCACGCCGAAGAAGTGCGCACGGCCATGCAGCGTGCGGTGAAGACCGAGCAAGATCGTCGCCAGATCAAGGAAGTGGCACGCGTCACGTTGTGGCTGACCGGGCAGTTGATGGAGGAAGCGTTGCGAGCCTATCTGGCTGGCGAAGAAGGGCTGCGAGAGGCCTCCTGAATCATGAATCTGACCATCATTGTTGGCTCTAGCCGACCTTGTGGTGTCAGTGCACGGGTGGTGGCGCTGGTGCGCCGCCACTTGGGCGAGGAGGTCGAGGTCGATGCCATCTGGCTCAAGGACTACCGGATCGATTATTGCGATGCCGACAACGCCTGCTCAGACCAGGACTGCGAGTTGCAGGACGACGTCGGGCAGTTGGTGGCGCGGCTGGATCGCGCCGATGCGGTGCTCTATCTCCCCGTCATGCACGCCTACGGCACCAACAGTCGTTTCCAGGCGTTTCTGGAGCGAGTCGGCTATGGCTTCCTGCGTCCACGCCAACGTCCCCTGCGCGACAAGCTCGCGGCGATTGCGGTGGTCGGTCGGCGCTATGGGCACACGGCTGTTTTCTCCCAGGTCGCGCTGAACGTACTGCTCAACAAGATGATTCTCGTCGGCTCGGGATTCCCGCCGTGCTTCCAGACACAGCTGGCCCACGATCCAGAAGCGGAACAGGCCTTGTGCGAGACGCTGGACCGGCTCTGTGAGCACTACCGTCGACTTCATCCAACGGAGGTTGCCACAAGCAAGCCGGAAAGAATCCTGCGGCCCATTCAATTTCAGAAGGGATAACTGTCATGCCATTGAAAGATTCATTGCTGGCGCTGCTGGTCGCGTTGCTCTGGGGCGCCCAGGTTACCGCCGTGAAGATGGGGGGCGCCGAGCTGCCGCCTATCCTCATGGTCGCCATGCGCTACGCGATCATGGCGCTGTTTCTCCTGCCCTTGCTCAAGCGGGTCAAGCGTGAGCAGTTCGGGGCCGTGGCCGTGATCGCCACGATCACCGGCACTTTGCATTTTGGTTTGCTGTATTGCGGTATCGCCCGGGTAGACGCCTCTACCTCGGCAATCATCTATCAGTTGACGGCCCCGTTTACCCTGATTCTGGCGTTCGCGTTATTGGGTGAAGTCCTGAAAATGCGCGTACTGGCGGGCATTGTGCTGGCGTTCGCCGGCGTCCTGGTACTGCTGGTCAAACCGTCGGCGAGCGGGACCTTCGTCGGCATGCTCCTGGTGGCGCTCGCGGCCTTGGCATTCGCTGTCGGATCGGTGTTGACCAAGCGTCTTGGGCCGCTGGACCCGCTGGCCTTGAGTGCCTGGACCGCTGTCATCGCCGCACCGCAACTGTTGCTGTGGTCCTTCATCCAGGAAGGCGGACAATGGGCAAGCATCCATACGGCCAGCGCTCAGGCGTGGTGGGCAGTGCTGTACACAGCGCTCAGTGGTGGTCTGCTGGGGTTCGGTCTGTGGTTCTGGTTGCTTGGACGCAACTCGATGCAGCAGCTGAGTCCGTATTTGCTTCTGGTGCCAATGTTTGCGATCGCCGTCAGCCAGATCATGCTCGCCGAAGGCATTAGCCAGCGCCTGCTGATCGGGGCCGTGTTGACGTTGTCCGGCGTGGCGCTCTGCCAACTACGGCTGCCCGCAAAACTCTTTCTCAAGGGCGCTAGCAAAGGGCAAGGAGTGGCGGATGAACAGCGTTGATCGACTGTTGCTTGGCAGCTTGCGCCTGGTCCAGCGCTGGCGGTTCGGTTTGAGGCTGCGCTGGCACACCAGTGGGCAAGGGCGCTTGGCCTACCTGCAAGGCACTGCGCCTCAGAAGGGGCCGACACTGGTCATCCTTCATGGCTTGGGCGCCAGCAAGGACCAGTGGGGGCCCGCGATGCTGGGCATGGCGCGCCATTACCCTTGTGTTTTCGT
Coding sequences within:
- the trpB gene encoding tryptophan synthase subunit beta, whose amino-acid sequence is METLAGQGPWFADHGGCFIAETLSPPVSELTERYQHIIASAAFQQRYRSLLKHYVGRATPLTLVENFSREIGVKTYLKREDLAHTGAHKINNALGQALLAQMMGKRRVIAETGAGQHGVATAAACALLGIECVIYMGLRDMQRQALNVQRIRLMGARVVAATGGTQTLKDAINDALRDWVANADTTYYLLGSALGPHPYPAIVRYFQSVIGDEARQQFAALEDGALPDALVACVGGGSNAIGLFSAFIEEPGVQLFGVEAAGQGESSGNHSIRFGQGGQSRSGVLQGCRSYVLQDANGQIGETHSIAPGLDYPMVGPEHAQLRDSGRANYLWASDDEALQALQLLSRCEGIIPALESAHALAGAIKVARQLPQGARIIVNLSGRGDKDMQTIAQLTSAEENPQ
- the trpA gene encoding tryptophan synthase subunit alpha; the encoded protein is MNRIDSCFADLARRGEKALMPYLTVGYPALDSLPELVKAARNAGADVIELGVPFSDPVADGPVIQQTSHAAIANGMTMTLALKQIAGLPQDEQAPALVVMTYTNLLLNHGYERFAAQAAEAGISAVIVPDMPVEASGELRAALEAQGLYQILLMTPNLSDKRLRAIAEHAKGFIYLVSVLGTTGERDQLADIGPFVERVRRFTDLPLAVGFGIGTPEQARAMWQQAEGVIIGSALARRLDDPSEAATQAHHYLAAFKTGGRR
- a CDS encoding phosphoribosylanthranilate isomerase, which produces MNSWQQGTIKVCGVRTPEDIQACLQARVDLIGLVMVPGSKRELSLKQATILRDLIGDRARVVGVFMNQPYSQVYETTQALDLDLVQLHGQEQGRCWEQLGRPLIRRVMPSDYRRDRRASALPLVDAGAGHGIAHPWPAARYPEAMIAGGLTVNSVAALIEALEPAAVDVSSGVESSPGCKSPQAIDEFCRNARIAFGQVRRVQRSSNQ
- the trpD gene encoding anthranilate phosphoribosyltransferase, with protein sequence MPQNVRGVVARYSQGEPVEAHQLQSAFRALMQGQLSDSLIAALLVALQVKGLDSQAIECVARVVREFLVPVRHSVAGPLVDLCGTGGDARATFNVSTTASFVVAAAGVRVAKHGNRSVSSTCGSADVLEALGLDLQLTPAQIATCLERVGIGFMFSPVHRPALPGLTRVRSELAIRTIFNVIGPLTNPAAASRQLLGVFSAELVPIMAQVLRALGSERALVVHGEDGLDEISLSGSTLVAELWDGDIRQYHLHPSDFGLKVCDLASLQVSSIEQARALCLEVLAGREGAPRDIVLLNSAAALYLGDKAGSIAQGLELATDILDSGQAMQTYETLLSFTRGLRN
- a CDS encoding nucleotide sugar dehydrogenase, whose protein sequence is MEQTFGTVAVVGLGYVGLPLAVEFGKRLPTIGFDICQHSIDQLRDAIDPAGELDEEQMQQANLLTYTSDPAALRGADIIIVAVPTPVDAANQPDLSPLIRASDTVGRHMKAGALVIYESTVYPGATEERCIPALQQASGLVWKEDFTVGYSPERINPGDRTHTLCDIVKVVSGDSPQSLQTVAALYELIVRPGVHRAPSIKVAEAAKVIENTQRDLNIALMNELSLIFSELKIDTRQVLEAANTKWNFLDFKPGLVGGHCIGVDPYYLTYKAESHGYHPQVILAGRRINDGMGKWIVEKTIKLLIAANRVVKGSTINVLGITFKENCADVRNSKVHDIIVELRAYGVNVHVHDPLADAATVMREYDCALSSWEQLPAGDAMIVAVPHEVYRRTSLQQMRTKLLPGACVIDVKAVLDRESYEAEGYHFWRL
- a CDS encoding LuxR family transcriptional regulator; the protein is MDKLNSPVCDRTQAGRTAPLTAFMSLAKDANRCDWERLVNKVLRQLGFGSYLISLGPVARRDTDPLAGLITTFPKRWLEHYRGDGLIEIDPILRHCRRELVPFFWDSERRRARGRSRHFWQQREQHGLRSGLSIPLRYELLRGTLSVAFDDTQITEQEGFSNPAVYQLFMLIPYLLAGMRHQLQGPAQPRQDLTPKEMDCLYWASVGKTTWEISHILTCSERTIDFHLLNARRKLGSVSRQQAVSAAAACGLVMPAVVPPAYRRQK
- a CDS encoding aminodeoxychorismate/anthranilate synthase component II; amino-acid sequence: MKVFLIDAYDSFVFIISQYLEQLGLETRVERHDVPDLIQRIEAFSPDFCVLGPGPGHPADVGYIEVIRHFQGRLPLLGVCLGHQAIGLAFGAQVCRAPHVMHGKVSKIENDGKGVYDHTQARAIQATRYHSLMISDQQLPDCLEITSRSTDDGYVMGVRHQHLPVEGVQFHPESILTENGLELFRSFIRCHVHQ
- a CDS encoding anthranilate synthase component I family protein; amino-acid sequence: MNKHLIDVNVLRREERRSTDALGIYANALEQLGRESVFILESLSGPSRDRKATIIGLEPLFEVCIDEGQAQLRGCPALCEHLSACLREADVQIDHAYKIHLPDSEAAWNLLRAIQATFQPAPNAPSSLAFFGYFSYDCVRLIERLPDLAEQTYDYPLIALSVYQTLVYFHSNGIVETLINNHPLWAPRTVEDYPFLTTPVAGEAAELPPYPETFEEARTVTPEQFFERVEVAMEHIRAGDVYQIQLGHEIRIRSQVSPFDVYQNLRLRNPSPYMYLAHVGGIDLIGASPELFVRIKDDLIEMRPIAGTVGKKPGVDPTQLVLELTRSEKERAEHLMLIDLCRNDIGRVCQAGSLEVDEFMLVEEYSHLYHMVSNVRGLLRPGLDAYDVIKASFPAGTMSGAPKVRAMELIEGMESNRRGIYAGALGLVGFDGSVNTALCIRSTVFDEGTYHLRASAGVVADSVPELEWKETLYKMGSVYRAVTGKEIAL